In Bacillus sp. NP247, one DNA window encodes the following:
- a CDS encoding spore coat protein: MDCMKELITYSYTLIYKVGEYTGMVRDEELKDILQHHLPYMLQAYNEQVNFQEGENVQHITCEQIWPGFPEIDRRIDNEYTGDIGIAICYISHLKRLALKFAQVAVEVANPEFRSFLENCFVKMNRYAYNVWQYVVKKEYKIKHVYENENEKFA; encoded by the coding sequence ATGGATTGTATGAAAGAATTGATTACATATAGTTACACGCTTATATATAAAGTTGGAGAGTATACGGGCATGGTTCGAGATGAAGAATTAAAGGATATATTACAACACCATTTACCATATATGTTGCAAGCATATAATGAGCAAGTGAATTTTCAAGAAGGAGAAAATGTACAACATATCACTTGTGAACAAATATGGCCTGGTTTTCCTGAAATAGATAGGAGAATAGATAATGAATATACAGGGGATATTGGAATTGCAATTTGTTATATTTCACATTTGAAACGATTAGCATTAAAGTTTGCTCAAGTGGCAGTAGAAGTTGCGAACCCGGAGTTTCGTTCTTTTCTGGAAAATTGCTTTGTGAAAATGAATCGTTACGCATATAATGTTTGGCAATATGTTGTGAAAAAGGAATATAAGATTAAACATGTATATGAAAATGAAAATGAGAAGTTTGCGTGA